Sequence from the Halobaculum rubrum genome:
CTCGACGCGCCCGAAGTTCTTGATCGACGAGAGCACGTTGCGCCGTCCCTGTTCCTCGGTGACGGCGGTGACGTCCTCCAGCAGCTCCTCGATGAGGTCGTCGTACCCCGACTCGCCCTCCGGCGCCGGCTTGTGGCCGCTCTGGCGCAGGAGCTTCGATTTCACCGTGTCGAGCACCTCCTCTTCGGCGCCCGACAGCGTCGGCTCGACGGTGTAGTACTTCGTGTCCTGCCCGAAGTCGCCGTACACGTGACAGAAGATGGGGCCGCCGACCGGGTACAGCACGTTCGGGCGGCGGGTCTCGTGGTCGCCCTCGATCTCGTCGACGAACATCGGGAACTCCCCGGTGATCTGCTTGAACTTCTGGAGGTGCTCACGCAGGTGCGGCCGCTTCATCGCCAGCTGTTTCAGCTCGCTCGAGGGGTTCGCCTGTCCTTGATCTGTCATTGGGGACACCTCCGTTCCGGCGACGACCGGCGATCGTCGTCGGACGTGACGGCACCGCGCCCCCGACTCCCGACGAGGGTGCTGCTCATTACGACGATACACCCGCGAACGAGTCTTAAACCCTCCCCGCGAGCTATCACTGACGATAACACGCCGTGGCGTATGCGAACGCGCGGGAACGCGTCCACCGTGGTCGACGGTCGGTCAGACGAGGGGTCCTGACCGACAGCAGGTCGGCCAGCAGTCACCCGGGCGACGCTCCCTCAGGCGACGCTGCGCGACTCGATGACGATACCGGTGCCGGACCGAACGGAGAACCCGATCGAGTCGCCGACCTGGCTCCCCATCCCGGCGAAGCGCTTCACGGCGATGTTGCGTCGCACGTCGGACCCGACCTCGACCATCTGAAGCTCCAGGAAGACGTCGGCGATGGATCGGAACGGACCGATCGCGTCGTCGCCGACCGCCGAGGGGTCGACGGTGAGCACGATGACCTTGCCGTTGGAGATCATGTCGCGGAAGAACGAGATGATCTCGAGGGCGGCCTGCCGCTCGTCGTTGTTGCGGACGAGCGCCTCGAAGGTGGGGTCGTTGCGGAGGATCGAGTCGAACGTGTCGATGATGATCACGTCGGAGTTCCACATCGTCTCCGCCTGCATGAGGAGTTTGAGCAGCTCCTTCCGGTCGGCGTCGGTGTCGGAGAAGTTCCCGCCCGAATCGAAGTCGGCCGCGAGAAACAGGAGGTCCTCGTTGAGCAGCGGCTTCGTCACGTCGTACCGCAGCGAGTACATCTGGTCGATGAACCCGGAAACGGTCAGCTCCGTCGACAACAGCGTGACGGACGCCCCCTCGTCGACGAGGCCGTAGGCGAACCGTTGAGACAGCGCGGACTTTCCGGCGCCGTAATCGCCCTCCATGAGAACGATGGAGCCGCGCGGGATCCCCCCGCCGAGTTCCTTGTTCAGTTGGTCGCGCTCGGGCATCCCGATCGACAGCAGCGAGTTCTGTTGTGCTCGTGACATTGTAAGCGGTGGATACTGTGGTACGGATCAGGTTCTGAAGCGGAACACTTCCTCGTCGCCGCTGACGACCAGCTTCAGCCGGTGGTCGCCGGCGGGCAGGTCCGGCGCGGAGAACTCGAGGCGAACGACGTCACCCCGGTGCCAGGTGTCGCCCCCGCCGACGACGGAGACGTTCACTCCGGTCTGATACTCGCCGTCGAAGAGGACGTCGACCGTCCCCGGCTCCGCTGGGAGATCCGATGCACCCGTGTTACGGACGTGGATCGTGACGTTCTCGTTGCCCGAGCGGTTGTACACCTGCGCGCCGGCGTCGGAGACGATCTCGGCGTCGGCGCGGATCTCGCCGGCCACGTCCAGCGACTTCGCCGAGATGGCGTCGCTGACGCGGTCGACCTCGCTCGTCAGGGTGCCGGCGACCGACGCCGCGACGACGATGGCCGCGATGAACAGGATGAGTTCGGCGGCGCTCCCCCCCGCCATCTCAGTTCACCTCGACCACGTCGCTCGCGTCGCGGACCCCGTGGTCGACGACGACCTGCGTGCGGTTCGGCGCGCTCGCGAGGTCGACCTCGAAGCGCGCGGTCTCGCCCGGCAGCCACACGTCGGTGTCGACGTTGCCCTCGACGGCGACGGTCGTGTCCGCGGGCGCCGGGATCTCGTTGTCGACGAGCAGCGTCGCGTCGCCGACGTCGAGGCTCGTAGTGCCGTCGTTAGTGGCGTTCACGACGAGCGTCTCGGAGGTCGTGTTGTACGTCGCGTTCGTCACGGAGACGTCCGTGTTCGCCTGTGCGAGCGCGCGGTCGGCGGCGTCCTGGCGCGCGTCGCTCACCTGCTCGAAGCCGTTGGCCGCGGCGGGGTAGACGATGCCGACCGCGAGGAACACGCCGAGGAAGACGACGCCGGCGGAGGCGCTAACGCTGAAGCCCATTCATCCCCCCCGAGAGCTGCGGCCACCGGTCGATGACGACCGACTCGGCCGTGGCGTCGGTCAGCTGCATGATGTACTTGAGCGAGCGCGTGTGGTGGTCCAGATCGAGGTGGTCGGTCCCGGGACGGTCCATGAGGTTGCGATCGATGTCGCCGAAGCCCGAGAGGAACCCCTTGAGCTGGTCGGCGACCTCCTCGTCGATCCAGTCGACGCGCTCGTAGTAGTTGACCGCGCGCACCGCGTCGGTGGTGGTCGATTCCTCGACGAGGAACTCCAGCCACTCCATCACCATCAGATCGCCCACGTAATCGCCCGGGAGGCTCGTGAGGTACGGCTTGTCCGGTTCGTCGGAGAGGTCGTCCTCCTCGACGA
This genomic interval carries:
- a CDS encoding ATPase domain-containing protein, which produces MSRAQQNSLLSIGMPERDQLNKELGGGIPRGSIVLMEGDYGAGKSALSQRFAYGLVDEGASVTLLSTELTVSGFIDQMYSLRYDVTKPLLNEDLLFLAADFDSGGNFSDTDADRKELLKLLMQAETMWNSDVIIIDTFDSILRNDPTFEALVRNNDERQAALEIISFFRDMISNGKVIVLTVDPSAVGDDAIGPFRSIADVFLELQMVEVGSDVRRNIAVKRFAGMGSQVGDSIGFSVRSGTGIVIESRSVA
- a CDS encoding flagellar protein G; this translates as MAGGSAAELILFIAAIVVAASVAGTLTSEVDRVSDAISAKSLDVAGEIRADAEIVSDAGAQVYNRSGNENVTIHVRNTGASDLPAEPGTVDVLFDGEYQTGVNVSVVGGGDTWHRGDVVRLEFSAPDLPAGDHRLKLVVSGDEEVFRFRT